One genomic region from Candidatus Nanosynbacter sp. TM7-074 encodes:
- the tsaB gene encoding tRNA (adenosine(37)-N6)-threonylcarbamoyltransferase complex dimerization subunit type 1 TsaB, whose translation MIILLDTSTATCFLTLVDDEVRQDFEWQAGRTLARGLLKFLEEKTGDLHDISGIGVMKGPGSFTGLRIGLTVANTLADSLNVPIVGATGEDWREMTLKKLYAGENEKIVMPEYGAAAHVTSPRK comes from the coding sequence ATGATAATCTTATTAGATACCTCGACGGCAACTTGTTTTTTAACGTTGGTTGATGATGAGGTTCGGCAGGATTTTGAGTGGCAAGCGGGGCGGACGTTGGCGCGCGGCTTATTGAAATTCTTGGAAGAAAAAACCGGTGATTTGCACGATATCAGTGGTATCGGCGTAATGAAGGGGCCGGGCAGTTTTACTGGATTAAGGATTGGACTTACAGTTGCCAATACGCTGGCGGATAGCCTGAATGTACCTATTGTCGGTGCAACGGGCGAAGACTGGCGGGAGATGACGCTTAAAAAACTGTACGCTGGCGAGAACGAGAAAATTGTCATGCCAGAGTATGGTGCCGCCGCTCATGTTACCTCGCCGCGAAAATGA
- the tsaE gene encoding tRNA (adenosine(37)-N6)-threonylcarbamoyltransferase complex ATPase subunit type 1 TsaE, with product MKIDSDEKMQRLGVAIGQAVSGGEVLELVGDIGAGKTTLTKGIAKALDINEPVQSPTFTISRVYDSPRGLRLVHYDFYRLGEAGIMGDEISEAVDNDSVVVVEWAGAVDGDLPEDRLAIKITATSEEERLVEFHPGGKRSTELWQKIKENLA from the coding sequence GTGAAAATTGATAGCGACGAGAAGATGCAACGATTAGGTGTGGCAATTGGCCAGGCGGTTTCTGGTGGTGAAGTGCTGGAATTGGTTGGTGATATTGGCGCCGGGAAGACGACGTTGACAAAGGGGATTGCTAAGGCTTTAGATATCAATGAGCCTGTCCAGAGTCCAACTTTTACGATTTCTCGAGTATATGATTCACCGAGGGGGCTGCGTTTGGTACACTATGATTTTTATCGATTGGGTGAGGCTGGCATTATGGGTGATGAGATTAGCGAAGCTGTAGACAATGATTCGGTGGTGGTCGTTGAGTGGGCGGGTGCAGTTGATGGTGACTTGCCGGAAGATCGTTTGGCGATAAAAATTACAGCGACTAGCGAGGAAGAGCGGCTGGTAGAATTTCATCCCGGCGGTAAAAGGTCGACTGAACTTTGGCAGAAGATAAAGGAGAATTTGGCATGA